The following are from one region of the Phormidium sp. PBR-2020 genome:
- a CDS encoding DUF4926 domain-containing protein: protein MMNPEPFDIVELLVSLPEHNLLVGTQGAIVEQYSDNDFEVEFSNEAGETLALCTLPQQKFIVVWKSATQQ from the coding sequence ATCATGAACCCAGAACCCTTCGATATCGTGGAACTACTGGTCAGCCTACCAGAACATAACCTGCTTGTTGGGACCCAGGGCGCTATTGTCGAGCAGTACAGCGACAACGACTTTGAAGTAGAATTTTCTAACGAAGCCGGAGAAACCCTGGCCCTCTGTACCTTGCCACAGCAAAAATTTATCGTGGTTTGGAAGTCAGCCACTCAGCAATAG